One Tolypothrix bouteillei VB521301 DNA window includes the following coding sequences:
- the csm5 gene encoding type III-A CRISPR-associated RAMP protein Csm5, protein MVSSPNTIRNKLNTYKECNYKSQRIQLTSPLIHIGAAESALTPFDYIQRDIRSREQVHRLIYFPNNNALITVLSQQGKLDNYIMLIKHYINEKNAYRLTQRRESILELLEEILGKKWWNYTHIFPATSISHKRTKEEIKKLRPSIRNGFGELYIPGTSIKGAIRTAIAYYLLKYQVSTTRLSDIEQKLRQLNSVFIKRKKAYLDDERLIKLANNQEISLSSYLFSNFKFTHKYRPSQEIDTPNTDFMRAIKVTDSYSLEKNDTDNLSIVAEVISSSFYANDSGRLAKESAKSNFVEMVWNVQAEFNLTIDTEMLSQFQHEQGMQLPRQLWTIEGILEICQEFAQAQWEHEKRYWNGIQDNPNDEKLNFSRIRQFYNNNCSYNLRLGWGSGMMGTTIGLHCHEETREHIRNACGISTNSSETPKSRRTAIIPTRTSTTKRPLGWVQLTSMEAVC, encoded by the coding sequence ATGGTCAGTTCTCCCAACACCATCCGGAATAAACTAAACACTTACAAGGAATGCAACTATAAATCTCAACGTATTCAGTTAACAAGTCCTTTAATTCATATTGGAGCAGCAGAATCTGCTCTAACTCCCTTTGACTATATTCAGAGAGATATACGTAGTAGAGAACAAGTACATCGATTGATTTACTTTCCCAATAATAATGCTTTAATAACAGTTTTATCTCAACAGGGAAAACTAGATAATTATATTATGCTTATCAAGCACTATATTAATGAAAAAAATGCTTATAGGTTAACTCAAAGACGTGAGAGTATCCTAGAATTGCTTGAAGAAATACTGGGTAAAAAATGGTGGAATTATACTCATATTTTTCCCGCTACAAGTATTAGCCACAAACGGACAAAAGAAGAAATTAAAAAACTAAGACCTTCAATTCGCAATGGTTTTGGAGAATTATATATACCTGGCACATCTATTAAAGGAGCAATTAGAACTGCGATTGCTTACTATTTACTTAAATATCAAGTATCTACGACAAGGCTGAGTGACATTGAGCAAAAATTAAGGCAACTTAACTCCGTCTTTATTAAAAGAAAAAAGGCTTACCTAGATGACGAAAGATTAATTAAATTGGCTAACAATCAAGAAATATCTTTGAGCAGTTACTTATTCTCGAATTTTAAATTCACCCACAAATATCGCCCTTCTCAAGAAATAGATACTCCTAATACAGATTTTATGAGAGCTATAAAAGTTACTGATTCTTACTCATTAGAAAAAAATGATACTGACAATTTATCTATAGTAGCCGAAGTGATTTCCTCTAGTTTTTATGCCAATGATAGTGGAAGATTAGCTAAAGAAAGTGCGAAAAGTAATTTTGTAGAAATGGTTTGGAATGTTCAAGCAGAATTTAATCTTACTATTGATACGGAAATGCTATCCCAGTTTCAGCATGAACAGGGAATGCAGTTACCTCGCCAACTATGGACTATAGAAGGCATTCTAGAAATTTGTCAAGAATTTGCACAAGCACAATGGGAGCATGAAAAAAGATATTGGAACGGTATTCAAGATAATCCTAATGATGAAAAACTAAACTTTAGTCGTATTCGCCAGTTCTATAATAATAATTGTTCCTATAATCTTAGACTTGGCTGGGGAAGTGGAATGATGGGAACCACAATTGGTTTACATTGTCACGAAGAAACTCGAGAACACATTCGTAACGCTTGCGGTATTTCCACCAATTCTTCAGAGACTCCAAAATCTAGACGCACTGCAATAATTCCTACTCGAACCAGCACAACCAAACGACCTTTGGGATGGGTTCAGCTTACTTCTATGGAGGCCGTATGCTAA
- the csm4 gene encoding type III-A CRISPR-associated RAMP protein Csm4 → MCCKIVKLDFGSNLAHFGELGIGIEQTSERVRSDTLFSAWISSYAKFFGKEDAGDLLDRLVKNPQSLFQLSSTFIYSKEGSRYTYYLPKPLLLPNGYPQNDLKFTKKYKKLNYLPLKIWHRWYQTQEGFTEDDEDELENYPEVSLALNKAGTFNYQKVYTISLVPKVAVDRTTRATNFYHTGFVQFLSKPDEDKQAGLYFIIKFPKPVDEKLVQRLKLALDLLGEEGLGGERSSGAGRFKPNWINEEEKEFEKDWKNILNPSEVNKNKPNYCLISLYWQNSLPDGLLDESAAYEIQERGGWIVSPFSGRQLRRQSLRMFTEGSVFPCSPLGELADVTPKEFHKYPDTHKIYRSGISFSLSINAPE, encoded by the coding sequence GTGTGCTGTAAAATAGTAAAACTTGATTTTGGTAGTAACCTTGCTCATTTTGGTGAGTTAGGCATTGGTATTGAACAAACTAGTGAAAGAGTGCGTTCTGATACTCTCTTTAGTGCTTGGATAAGTTCTTACGCCAAATTCTTTGGTAAAGAAGATGCTGGAGATTTACTAGATAGATTAGTGAAAAATCCTCAATCACTATTTCAACTTAGTTCTACTTTTATCTACTCTAAAGAAGGTAGCCGCTATACCTATTATTTACCTAAACCATTACTTTTACCAAATGGGTACCCACAAAATGATTTAAAATTTACTAAAAAGTATAAGAAACTTAACTACTTACCCTTAAAAATCTGGCATCGTTGGTATCAAACTCAAGAGGGATTTACTGAAGATGATGAAGATGAATTAGAAAATTACCCTGAGGTTTCTCTAGCTTTAAATAAAGCAGGAACATTTAATTATCAAAAAGTTTACACAATTAGTCTTGTCCCCAAAGTTGCTGTAGACCGTACTACAAGAGCAACAAATTTCTACCATACTGGCTTTGTGCAATTTCTCTCGAAACCAGATGAAGATAAACAAGCTGGTTTATACTTTATCATTAAATTCCCTAAACCAGTAGATGAGAAACTTGTACAAAGACTAAAATTAGCTCTCGACCTTTTGGGAGAAGAAGGATTAGGCGGTGAAAGATCTAGTGGTGCAGGAAGATTTAAACCTAATTGGATAAACGAAGAAGAGAAAGAATTTGAGAAGGATTGGAAAAATATATTAAACCCATCTGAGGTAAATAAGAATAAGCCAAACTACTGCTTAATTAGCTTGTATTGGCAAAATTCGCTACCAGATGGACTACTAGACGAATCTGCTGCTTACGAGATTCAAGAACGAGGGGGTTGGATTGTATCTCCATTTTCTGGTCGTCAACTACGCCGTCAATCTTTGCGAATGTTTACTGAAGGTTCAGTTTTTCCATGTTCTCCTTTAGGAGAACTAGCTGATGTGACGCCAAAAGAATTTCATAAATATCCAGATACACACAAAATATATCGTAGTGGAATTAGCTTTAGTCTTTCAATTAACGCCCCGGAGTAG
- the csm3 gene encoding type III-A CRISPR-associated RAMP protein Csm3 codes for MTVPLAQKRLLGKVYIKATLVVETGLHIGGGEGKLDIGGIDKLVVREPITKHPYLPGSSIKGKLRSILERFLNKPLNRDSAGVWRYESDDILDGYTEITQKENKDNILVLYQGSQSCELSRLFGATGKDCWLKISDADADGLPYLEKPRKIKKNSTNYGEFDESGEEYVKVKGRNTPARLIVRDSHLLQESIKKLEKIDTGLFMTERKFENGLDRITAAATPRQFERVPKGARFDLEMIYSVEVENKNEVKTDLINIALTLAMLEDDALGGHGSRGYGKVKFENFVLTQHKYSLDESGGSISIKSTSDTNPNLDIKNTTDLFKQLDTENSQLQQLLQISEAQETVAVK; via the coding sequence ATGACTGTACCATTAGCACAAAAAAGATTATTAGGCAAAGTGTATATTAAAGCCACCTTAGTTGTGGAAACAGGGCTGCACATTGGTGGGGGTGAGGGTAAACTCGATATCGGTGGAATTGATAAACTTGTTGTTCGTGAACCGATCACAAAACATCCTTACTTACCTGGTTCATCTATTAAAGGTAAGTTGCGTTCAATTCTAGAACGTTTTTTAAATAAACCTTTGAATCGCGATTCTGCTGGAGTTTGGCGCTATGAAAGTGATGACATCCTAGATGGATATACAGAAATTACACAGAAAGAGAATAAAGATAATATCTTAGTTTTGTATCAAGGTTCTCAAAGCTGTGAACTCAGTCGTTTGTTTGGTGCAACTGGTAAAGATTGCTGGTTAAAAATATCTGATGCTGATGCTGATGGATTACCTTATTTAGAAAAACCTAGAAAAATTAAAAAGAACAGTACCAATTATGGTGAGTTTGATGAAAGTGGAGAAGAATATGTAAAGGTTAAAGGAAGAAATACACCTGCACGCTTGATTGTTCGAGATTCTCATCTACTACAAGAGTCTATTAAAAAACTTGAAAAAATTGATACAGGTTTATTTATGACCGAACGCAAATTCGAGAATGGTTTAGATAGAATTACAGCTGCTGCAACTCCTAGACAATTTGAACGAGTTCCAAAAGGAGCGAGATTTGATTTAGAAATGATCTATAGTGTAGAAGTTGAAAATAAAAATGAAGTCAAAACAGATTTAATAAATATTGCACTTACCCTTGCAATGCTTGAAGATGATGCTTTAGGTGGGCATGGTTCACGAGGCTATGGTAAGGTAAAATTTGAAAACTTTGTGCTAACCCAACATAAGTATTCTTTAGATGAAAGCGGTGGCTCTATCTCGATAAAATCGACTTCCGATACAAATCCTAATTTAGATATTAAGAATACCACTGATTTATTCAAACAGTTAGACACAGAAAATAGCCAGTTACAGCAGCTTCTACAAATTAGCGAAGCGCAAGAGACTGTTGCTGTAAAATAG
- the csm2 gene encoding type III-A CRISPR-associated protein Csm2, with product MPAQDNEAIKSIKMIIDAASDKVKDLQDFKNFIQLIELFTEITDKIIRTIKKGKNIGLKDYPIRQLVKDSEEFGYYLKTNGLKTNQIRKFLDTVNRLKIEIAVKSKDIEPDSGVISLQKIPKIDTQVVLLKQKLAYATARAPVVQPLKEVMDVAIDQVHDTDDFERFFQLVESIIAYHKAAGGGD from the coding sequence ATGCCTGCTCAAGACAATGAAGCGATTAAATCTATTAAAATGATTATAGATGCTGCAAGCGATAAGGTGAAAGATTTACAAGACTTTAAAAATTTCATTCAACTTATTGAGTTATTTACAGAAATTACTGATAAAATTATCAGAACTATCAAGAAAGGAAAAAATATAGGTCTTAAAGATTATCCGATTCGTCAACTTGTTAAAGATTCTGAAGAATTTGGCTATTATCTAAAAACAAATGGTTTAAAGACTAATCAAATTCGCAAATTTCTAGATACTGTTAATCGTCTAAAAATAGAAATAGCTGTAAAAAGCAAAGATATAGAACCTGATTCAGGAGTAATTTCCTTACAAAAAATACCTAAAATTGACACACAAGTAGTCTTACTAAAACAAAAACTAGCTTATGCTACTGCTAGAGCACCTGTAGTACAACCTTTAAAAGAAGTCATGGACGTGGCAATTGACCAAGTACATGACACCGATGATTTTGAGCGTTTCTTTCAACTTGTTGAATCGATTATCGCTTATCACAAAGCTGCTGGAGGAGGAGATTAA
- the cas10 gene encoding type III-A CRISPR-associated protein Cas10/Csm1: MTNLPTSAKNVALIIAQQAMWAMAKWADANLPSDCYFPEDCHATKKAKAEEQLNWCDNTILQKPPDNIFKPLRLLFDHVKLDKGQDKHHYWEAQAIENKDKYPIIPYPQFYPQNQKPGQDKLEGLKQQIKDEIEKLQLKLYDWENLSFLMMVLEKFGSYISFGEADDIALIDMVRVTAAVAAALAHNSASDNLSLIAGDLSGIQKFIYTISSDGALKSLRARSFYLELVTEEIVQQILDRLDLPRTNVIYAGGGNFYILAYGDTKQVDNVVKSVRNSFNKWLMNSFQGKLFLAIDYLPFSTQYVNKKEFATYWKQITTKQLPVHKNRKFEMYLSDFLKRKASYETCRVCHRDDIPKLKPLKDLDSSPACWLCRKMFELGDKLFKVKAIVRSYRATFKKEVKVEKMYRFYVSGVYYFLFEDINNAMTVDDAENIFLINNWQLKNYRHENITPLLLGNYGQLTQIEGESGYIRSGEMAKKSEESGCIPRVGYLQMDVDKLGRIFAEGINEERQKLYLLRMAGLSRQMSYFFKVYLNSLAAQREDTFIIPINNQVKVLEKVKILSKNERKNLLFIYAGGDDLFISGSWNEIVELAFDIYQCFRAYTGHNPDITLSGGISIDEPKFPLYQAASASKQAEEAAKEKGRDRLGLFGEFFKWEEWITTEDLSSVIEDLSNVFNKKDKTLYYLRLETQPEIFGVLNFVKQLTEQLEPSSDYSRSFIRSLLDTAEAQDIMIEKKVEQQNAEQENQIRYYLHLPKLAYAFSRLPATVRDKPEFSPIRQSLMNPLNARYFRAIATWIELLNRSR, translated from the coding sequence ATGACAAATTTACCAACTTCTGCCAAAAATGTCGCCTTAATCATTGCCCAACAAGCTATGTGGGCTATGGCAAAATGGGCTGATGCTAATTTACCAAGTGATTGTTACTTTCCTGAAGATTGTCATGCTACTAAGAAAGCTAAAGCTGAAGAACAGCTAAATTGGTGCGACAATACCATACTGCAAAAGCCGCCTGATAATATTTTTAAGCCTTTGCGTTTGTTATTTGACCATGTGAAACTGGATAAAGGTCAAGACAAACATCATTATTGGGAAGCACAAGCGATTGAAAATAAAGATAAGTATCCCATTATTCCCTATCCTCAATTCTATCCTCAAAATCAGAAGCCGGGACAAGATAAATTGGAGGGATTGAAACAGCAAATTAAAGATGAGATTGAGAAGCTTCAGTTAAAGCTTTATGACTGGGAAAATCTCTCTTTCTTGATGATGGTTTTGGAGAAGTTTGGCTCCTACATCAGCTTTGGTGAGGCGGATGATATAGCCCTAATTGATATGGTACGGGTAACAGCAGCAGTAGCAGCTGCCCTGGCTCATAATTCTGCATCCGACAATCTCAGTTTAATTGCAGGTGATTTATCAGGTATTCAAAAATTTATTTATACTATTTCTTCTGATGGTGCCCTAAAATCTTTAAGGGCAAGAAGTTTTTATTTGGAATTAGTTACAGAGGAAATTGTACAGCAAATATTGGATAGATTAGATTTACCACGCACAAATGTTATTTATGCTGGTGGAGGAAATTTTTACATTTTAGCATATGGCGATACAAAACAAGTAGATAATGTTGTCAAGTCTGTACGAAATAGCTTTAACAAGTGGCTAATGAACAGTTTTCAAGGAAAACTATTTTTAGCAATTGATTACTTACCTTTTTCTACTCAATATGTCAATAAAAAAGAATTCGCTACGTATTGGAAGCAGATAACAACTAAACAGTTACCTGTGCATAAAAATCGGAAATTTGAAATGTACCTTAGCGATTTTCTCAAGCGAAAAGCCAGTTATGAAACATGTCGAGTTTGTCATAGAGATGATATACCAAAACTCAAACCTTTAAAAGATTTAGATTCTTCTCCTGCTTGCTGGCTCTGTCGGAAAATGTTTGAATTAGGAGATAAATTGTTTAAAGTCAAGGCAATCGTTCGTTCATATAGAGCCACTTTCAAGAAAGAAGTAAAGGTAGAGAAGATGTACAGGTTTTATGTCTCGGGCGTGTACTACTTCTTATTTGAAGATATCAATAACGCTATGACTGTTGATGATGCTGAAAATATTTTTTTAATTAACAATTGGCAATTAAAGAACTACCGACATGAAAATATAACACCACTGCTTCTGGGAAACTATGGTCAACTCACTCAAATTGAAGGTGAATCAGGCTATATTCGATCTGGTGAAATGGCAAAAAAATCAGAAGAATCAGGGTGTATTCCTAGAGTAGGTTATTTACAAATGGATGTTGATAAACTGGGGAGGATATTTGCTGAAGGTATAAATGAAGAAAGGCAAAAATTATACTTACTGAGAATGGCTGGACTATCACGACAAATGAGTTACTTTTTTAAAGTCTATCTTAATAGTTTAGCGGCTCAACGTGAAGATACTTTTATCATACCTATTAATAATCAAGTTAAAGTTTTAGAAAAAGTAAAAATTTTAAGTAAGAATGAACGAAAAAATTTACTCTTTATATATGCTGGAGGTGATGATTTATTTATCAGTGGTTCATGGAATGAAATAGTTGAATTAGCCTTTGATATCTATCAATGCTTTCGTGCATATACAGGCCATAATCCAGATATTACTCTATCTGGAGGAATAAGTATTGATGAACCAAAATTTCCTCTTTATCAAGCTGCTTCTGCTTCAAAACAAGCGGAAGAAGCAGCTAAAGAAAAAGGTAGAGATAGGTTAGGTTTATTTGGTGAGTTTTTCAAATGGGAAGAATGGATAACTACAGAAGATTTGTCAAGCGTTATAGAAGATTTATCAAATGTTTTTAATAAGAAAGATAAAACTTTATATTATCTTAGACTAGAAACCCAGCCAGAAATCTTTGGTGTTTTAAATTTTGTCAAACAACTAACTGAACAACTAGAACCTAGTTCTGACTACTCGCGTAGTTTCATTCGCAGTCTTTTAGATACTGCTGAAGCACAAGATATAATGATCGAAAAAAAAGTAGAACAACAAAATGCTGAACAAGAAAACCAGATCCGCTACTACTTGCATCTACCTAAATTAGCTTATGCTTTTTCTCGTCTACCAGCAACAGTACGCGATAAACCAGAATTCTCTCCTATTCGTCAATCTTTAATGAATCCTCTAAACGCACGTTATTTTCGTGCGATCGCTACTTGGATTGAACTTCTTAATCGTTCTCGGTAA
- the crn3 gene encoding CRISPR-associated ring nuclease Crn3/Csx3, producing MSEKQKLPISMSEATIPALRLHLSESVVAQGFKYQVLSIELTKNDRLIEPQDIQNLELPPGIDTTGGVAISGRAPMWLYSYLTHKLDSTDWVACYDPRLGAVVSVTHSHQVRIGQVIPMSPPNGSQNHPFGKEKRNMEAGLCPALMIVGPPDSGKSVLSHALFQALLSDHPEIYLQRAHWDGEGNYILELSAEATHDEIEAFKKLNKGALTERFFPYHAQAILQLRKQKSLVIVDVGGMVQPEKLPILEACTHYLIISSKSEEVDAWHEFCRDRGNLKPVAVIHSRLEEIEEVHKQEPYLEITCGPWVRGQVKSVSDVLLKQVKKLLQHSAQ from the coding sequence ATGTCAGAGAAACAAAAGTTACCAATCAGTATGAGTGAGGCTACTATCCCAGCTTTGCGCCTGCACCTGAGTGAATCAGTGGTAGCACAAGGTTTTAAATACCAAGTGCTATCGATTGAGTTAACGAAAAACGATCGTTTGATAGAACCGCAAGATATACAAAATCTAGAATTGCCTCCTGGGATTGATACCACTGGTGGCGTGGCGATCTCCGGTCGCGCCCCGATGTGGCTTTATTCTTACCTCACTCATAAACTGGATAGTACCGATTGGGTGGCTTGCTATGACCCTCGTTTGGGAGCAGTCGTGTCTGTCACGCACTCTCATCAAGTCCGTATCGGTCAAGTTATTCCTATGAGTCCACCAAATGGAAGCCAAAATCATCCATTTGGTAAGGAAAAAAGAAACATGGAAGCTGGGCTATGTCCGGCGTTGATGATAGTAGGACCGCCAGATAGCGGTAAAAGCGTACTCTCCCATGCTTTGTTTCAAGCTTTATTATCTGACCATCCTGAGATTTACTTACAACGCGCTCACTGGGATGGAGAAGGGAACTACATTTTGGAATTAAGTGCAGAGGCGACTCATGATGAGATCGAAGCCTTCAAGAAACTTAATAAGGGGGCTTTGACAGAACGGTTTTTTCCCTATCATGCTCAAGCAATATTACAACTGCGGAAGCAAAAGTCTTTGGTGATTGTAGATGTTGGGGGGATGGTACAGCCAGAGAAACTGCCTATTTTAGAAGCTTGTACTCACTACTTGATTATTAGCTCCAAGTCAGAAGAAGTGGATGCTTGGCATGAGTTTTGTCGGGACAGGGGAAATTTAAAGCCTGTAGCAGTGATTCACAGTCGTTTGGAGGAGATAGAAGAGGTTCACAAACAGGAGCCATATTTGGAAATAACTTGCGGTCCTTGGGTAAGGGGACAGGTGAAAAGTGTTTCGGATGTGTTGCTTAAGCAAGTCAAAAAGCTGCTACAGCATTCTGCCCAATGA
- a CDS encoding TIGR03985 family CRISPR-associated protein gives MTENSFLPPTPEILQWLAAGQLANRLQRSLRLWVLINKLYSSQTNWVNKLPTPFTYSQLRDCLFAYRHPKSDRINAQDITAQCSDRNCICHQTFSEIVFEQNFHLSVDKWQQSIIQLTGMSEEELQKALQQHPFATVHRSLRDDLKQLVRLGWLQITEIQKYRSVLIKDLPTPPTQTTPELSLFSLDLAQTWELLQILESIAFVQPNLSLIIGKLWEQIASSSASRGLYAKDPHQRIFLHLDYILSPQMQDRVDNYQEQLEQLWRKSSGSVVQFEYWIAATESKVKVTVYPVCLHYRRRAKYLSAYGTDPDNNVAWHNYRLDRIACDRLQLLAWNDPLIPTILKQMWQTGNLPIPSDVDRELKDAWGLNFYLKKEWLILRFPKEFAKWYVENTIRHPTFCEVSYNQLPKLIAQNISNEQERQQLLEIISQRSKDDAYYNAWIRDGDINVLMRLREWRPKGEVIAPLSIRRQMIAEVAQELANYSEK, from the coding sequence TTGACTGAAAATTCGTTTCTCCCACCTACCCCAGAAATTTTGCAATGGCTGGCTGCAGGACAACTTGCTAACCGACTACAACGATCGCTGCGATTGTGGGTGCTCATCAACAAACTCTACAGCAGTCAAACCAACTGGGTAAACAAACTCCCAACACCATTTACATACTCACAGTTGCGGGACTGCTTATTTGCCTACCGTCATCCCAAAAGCGATCGCATAAACGCTCAAGACATCACCGCCCAATGTAGCGATCGCAATTGCATTTGCCATCAAACTTTTTCAGAAATAGTCTTCGAGCAAAACTTCCATCTGAGCGTTGACAAATGGCAGCAATCCATAATTCAACTGACAGGAATGAGCGAAGAGGAATTACAAAAGGCTCTACAACAACATCCTTTTGCCACCGTGCATCGTTCTTTAAGGGACGATCTCAAACAACTAGTCCGCCTGGGTTGGTTGCAAATTACAGAAATACAAAAGTATCGTTCTGTTTTAATAAAAGATTTACCAACGCCCCCAACTCAAACAACCCCAGAACTGAGTCTGTTTTCTCTAGACCTAGCACAGACGTGGGAACTCCTGCAAATCTTGGAATCCATCGCCTTTGTACAGCCAAACTTATCGTTAATTATAGGAAAGTTATGGGAGCAAATAGCCAGTTCTTCCGCCTCTAGAGGACTTTATGCCAAAGACCCGCACCAAAGAATATTCCTACACCTAGACTATATCCTTTCTCCACAAATGCAAGACCGAGTTGATAATTACCAGGAACAGCTAGAACAGCTTTGGCGCAAATCCTCTGGTAGCGTAGTGCAGTTCGAGTATTGGATAGCAGCAACTGAAAGCAAAGTCAAAGTGACTGTTTACCCAGTTTGCCTGCATTATCGACGCCGTGCTAAATACCTCAGTGCATATGGCACAGATCCCGATAATAATGTAGCATGGCACAACTACCGCCTAGACCGCATTGCTTGCGATCGCCTGCAACTGCTGGCATGGAACGATCCCCTCATTCCTACCATCTTAAAGCAGATGTGGCAAACAGGAAATTTACCAATCCCATCGGATGTCGATCGAGAGTTGAAAGATGCTTGGGGGCTCAATTTCTATCTTAAAAAAGAATGGCTCATTCTCCGTTTCCCAAAAGAATTTGCCAAGTGGTACGTAGAAAACACAATAAGACATCCTACTTTTTGTGAAGTTTCCTATAACCAACTCCCTAAATTAATTGCTCAAAATATTTCAAACGAGCAAGAACGCCAACAGTTGTTAGAAATTATCAGTCAACGTTCTAAAGACGATGCTTATTACAACGCCTGGATACGAGACGGCGATATCAACGTCCTGATGCGCCTGCGAGAATGGCGACCGAAAGGCGAAGTTATTGCTCCCTTATCGATTCGGAGACAAATGATAGCAGAAGTAGCACAAGAATTAGCGAATTATTCTGAAAAATAA
- a CDS encoding polyphosphate kinase 2 family protein, whose translation MNTPSNVSYQVRPNKPIVLAKIDPNASENYKNKKDVEEELEYQRQRLQTLQERLYAEHQRSLLIVLQAMDTGGKDGTIKHVFSGVNPQGCQVWSFKTPSQEELSHDFLWRYHHRVPQQGMISIFNRSHYEDVLIVRVKQLVPQEVWEKRYQVINEFEHMLTLNKIKIIKFFLHISKDEQKRRLESRLQNPNKHWKFSHNDLKERLLWDDYQAAFEDAINYCSTAHAPWYVVPANKKWYRNLVIARTIADTLESMNPQYPPAETGLDKIVIPD comes from the coding sequence ATGAATACACCAAGTAATGTTAGCTATCAAGTTCGACCAAACAAACCAATTGTCTTAGCTAAGATCGATCCCAATGCCTCTGAAAATTACAAAAACAAAAAAGACGTTGAAGAGGAGCTAGAATACCAGCGCCAGCGTCTTCAAACTTTACAAGAGAGATTGTACGCAGAACATCAACGCAGTCTACTGATTGTGTTGCAAGCCATGGACACAGGTGGCAAAGATGGCACAATCAAACACGTTTTTAGCGGAGTTAACCCCCAAGGCTGTCAGGTGTGGTCGTTTAAAACACCCTCTCAAGAGGAGTTAAGTCATGATTTTCTCTGGCGTTATCATCACCGAGTCCCACAGCAAGGAATGATTTCTATCTTTAACCGCTCTCACTATGAAGATGTTTTGATTGTTAGAGTCAAGCAGCTAGTCCCTCAAGAAGTTTGGGAAAAACGCTATCAAGTTATTAATGAGTTCGAGCATATGCTGACTCTTAACAAGATTAAGATAATTAAATTTTTTCTACATATTTCTAAAGACGAACAGAAACGACGGTTGGAAAGTCGGTTGCAAAATCCCAACAAGCATTGGAAATTTTCCCATAACGATCTTAAAGAGCGTTTGCTTTGGGATGACTACCAAGCAGCCTTTGAAGACGCAATTAATTATTGCTCAACCGCTCATGCTCCGTGGTACGTAGTTCCTGCTAACAAGAAGTGGTATCGAAATTTAGTTATTGCACGTACAATTGCTGATACCCTGGAATCGATGAATCCACAATATCCGCCAGCAGAAACGGGCTTGGATAAAATTGTTATTCCAGATTAA
- a CDS encoding ChaB family protein — protein sequence MKVDELAQDLREQLPQEAQQIFVAAFNAAQSDGISEDGARQIAWNSVRNQYGQDKNGNWYAKGEVTAQHYKAVTSGGN from the coding sequence ATGAAAGTTGATGAATTAGCACAAGACCTCAGAGAGCAATTACCCCAAGAAGCCCAGCAGATTTTCGTTGCAGCTTTCAATGCTGCTCAAAGCGACGGTATTAGCGAAGACGGTGCGCGTCAAATTGCTTGGAACAGCGTTCGCAACCAGTACGGTCAAGACAAAAATGGTAATTGGTATGCGAAGGGTGAAGTCACTGCTCAGCACTACAAAGCTGTTACCTCTGGTGGTAACTAG